DNA sequence from the Fusarium verticillioides 7600 chromosome 2, whole genome shotgun sequence genome:
CCCATTCAAATTGCGCCGACACCTCGAAAGAAGCACAAGACTGCGCGACAAGAATAATAGGATTACAAATACGCCTAGCGACCCCGAAGGCCTCTTTGCGCTGCGCATCAGGCTGGAACCTCTATCGATGCTGAGTCTGTGAACAATAGCTTGCAGGGGCCCTCAGGCCTTCGTTTCCTTTACCCTGCCTACCACCAGTCAACATGACTACACTCGCCATGCCGCAGGAGCCTGCGCCTGTGAATCACTCTCTACTCGACATAGACGACGAAACGGCATCTACAGAAGATGGATCAGTGCTCGAGTTCTTCGTCATTAAGCAAGAGGTCAATCTCGAGGTGAATTTTCGCGATAAGCGCATTGATGGAACCACCGACATTTTTCTTGTCGTATTCAACGATAAGATCGAGGACATAGTGTTGGACGCTGCAGATTGCGAAATCGATACCGAGAACGTTTTCATCGCTGATGTTAAGGAGTCAAACGGTGATATCGTCGAGAGTCATAGAAGGAGAACAACAGTAACCTACAATGATCCATATGCCAAGCTCACTCACCCAAAGAGTTGGAGTTTGAGGGCCGACCACCATGATATTCGCCGCAAGCGTGCACAGTCGATATTCCGCAGCCGCAAGAACGATGTCCCCGCCGAGAATAGAGAGTTCGAGGGGTGCACACCGGTCTATCGATCGCTGAAGGTGAACCTACGAGGTAAGGCCGAGCCGGATCGCCCAaggctcatcatcaggaaGTCTATGATAGGTCTTGATGCGAACGAGCGATCCAACAAGCAGTACAGAATCACCATCCCATTTTCCCATACAAACCCCCGAGATGGGATACAGTTCGTCGGCGTCGATCCCCTGGACAACCGGTTTACACACATGTACACACGAAGCTCGATACATCCTGGGACTGCTTCGTGCATTTTCCCTTGTATTGATGACCACGGATCACGTTGCGACTGGAGGATATCAATCAAGTACCCCCGTACCTTGGGCGATGCTCTGCAACAAGCGCTGGCTACACAACAGAACGGTAGTAACCCCGACAAGATGCAGATTGATGGCCAGGGGCGAATTCATAAccttgctgaggaagataAACTTCGTGAGATGTCAGTTGTCTGCTCAGGTTTTCTTATGGAAGAGACCGTAGATCCAGATGATGATCACAAAAAGATAATGACCTTCGAgcctgagaagaaggtgtcCGTACAGAAGCTTGGTTTTGCAGTGGGCCCGTTTGAGCATATTGATCTTTCATCCGAGTTCAGAACggaagaggacgaggtcAAACTGGGTATGAATGCGCTCAAGGTTCACGCATACTGCCTACCACACCGTGCCGACTGGGTAAGGaatacagcagcagcgatCACTATGGCAGCTGATTTCTTTACATTCACGTTTGCTCGATATCCGTTCGGCAATTTCAAGCTCTGCttccttgatgatatgattcaGGACACTGTGGCACTTTACTCCATGGCTTTCGTCAGCAATCGATTACTTTTCCCAGATGACATTATTGATACCGAGATCGATGTCACAAGAAAGATGGTTCAAACATTGGCGTACCAGTGGATAGGCATCAACATGATACCAAACACAAGAAATGACCTATGGCTTATCGTCGGCATCGCGCATTTCATGACAGATCTCTTCATGAAGAAAATTTGCGGAAACAATGAGTACAGATTTCGGATGAAGACACTCTCCGACAAGCTTGTTCAGATGGACGTCGAACGGCCTTCACTTTACGATCTCGGCCCTTACCTGCATTTGGGAGAGTTCGAGATGGACTTTATGACTTTAAAAGCTCCCGTGgttttcttcatcctggATAAACGACTCATTAAGGCTTCAGGAGGACACGGATTGACACGTATTCTCTCTAAACTGTTGACCAAGGTTCAGATTGAATCTTCTGACAGGGCTACTATCCTTGAAACAGAGAAATTCCGAACAACTTGTGAGAAGGGGGCAAAGTATCGGCTTGAGAGTTTCTGGAGCCAGTGGGTCTACGGTTCAGGATGCCCGCGATTTGATGTCAAGGCGAaattcaacaagaagaggctctGTGTTGAGCTTACACTAAACCAGATTCAATTCcagacagccaagaagccaccGCTAGACAAGAATGATTTCCTACGTGTTGTCAAGGAGCGCCGCTCTGGTGTTAAGCCAGGCGAAGTACAGCCTCTGTTCACTGGACCGATGACGGTACGAATCCATGAAGCGGATGGAACACCTTACGAGCATATTCTGGAAATCCGCGAAGATGCCACAAGGTCTACCAAATTCGAGATTCCATACAATACCAAGTATAAGCGGCTCAAGCGCACGCGCCGCATGAAGGAAAAGCAAAACGTTGGTGCCAGTATGGATGCGGAGAATATGGATGATGCGCTCCTCTACTGCTTAGGCGATGTTCTACAGACGCCAGACGAGCAAGCGCAATGGGAGTTGATTGATTGGGATCCCGAAACTGAACGAAAGATGGACCAGGAGTCCTACGAATGGATACGTGTAGATGCCGACTTCGAGTGGTCTTGCGATATGAAGCGGACTCTTGAGCCGTACATGTACGTGTCACAACTGCAGCAAGATAGAGATGTCGTTGCTCAGCAGGATGCTATGCTTTACCTGACCCATGGCCCTTTGCACCCCATCGCATCAGGGTTTCTTACCAGAACGCTTGTGGACCGCCGCTACTTTCATGGTATTCGAACTAtggctgctgaagctctgcCACGGcaggccaacatcaaggatCTATCAATGCTTGGCCTTCGACAACTGATGAAGGCTTTCAGCGAGATGTTCTGTCACAAAGGTACGAACCAGCCAAAGCCGAATGACTTTTCCGACAAGAAGCAATACAATGTTCAGTGTGCTATTATCAAAGCCATCGCTCAAGTGAGAGATGCCCACACTTACAAATGCCCCCTTGAAGCTCGCCAGTTCATTTTGGACCAACTTCTCTTCAATAACAATGAGGACAACCCGTATTCTGACCACTTCTACATCGCTACTCTTGTGGAGGCTCTTGCTACGTCTCTCATCCCTTCCAAACAGGATGAATGGTTTGCGATGCAGAACAAAATTCCtaatgaggatgagaagcagTTCCTCGAAAGGGCCATAGAGCAAATCGAGAGAGTTTTGCGGCGAGATGAGTGGACCCATTCATACCAGAACGTTTGGACTATTGCCGGTCTTAGTGCCAAACAACGATTGATGAAGGCGGAAGTGATCCCGAAGAGGTACATTGATTTCGGGCAGTATCTGTTGGACGG
Encoded proteins:
- a CDS encoding transcription initiation factor TFIID subunit 2, with product MTTLAMPQEPAPVNHSLLDIDDETASTEDGSVLEFFVIKQEVNLEVNFRDKRIDGTTDIFLVVFNDKIEDIVLDAADCEIDTENVFIADVKESNGDIVESHRRRTTVTYNDPYAKLTHPKSWSLRADHHDIRRKRAQSIFRSRKNDVPAENREFEGCTPVYRSLKVNLRGKAEPDRPRLIIRKSMIGLDANERSNKQYRITIPFSHTNPRDGIQFVGVDPLDNRFTHMYTRSSIHPGTASCIFPCIDDHGSRCDWRISIKYPRTLGDALQQALATQQNGSNPDKMQIDGQGRIHNLAEEDKLREMSVVCSGFLMEETVDPDDDHKKIMTFEPEKKVSVQKLGFAVGPFEHIDLSSEFRTEEDEVKLGMNALKVHAYCLPHRADWVRNTAAAITMAADFFTFTFARYPFGNFKLCFLDDMIQDTVALYSMAFVSNRLLFPDDIIDTEIDVTRKMVQTLAYQWIGINMIPNTRNDLWLIVGIAHFMTDLFMKKICGNNEYRFRMKTLSDKLVQMDVERPSLYDLGPYLHLGEFEMDFMTLKAPVVFFILDKRLIKASGGHGLTRILSKLLTKVQIESSDRATILETEKFRTTCEKGAKYRLESFWSQWVYGSGCPRFDVKAKFNKKRLCVELTLNQIQFQTAKKPPLDKNDFLRVVKERRSGVKPGEVQPLFTGPMTVRIHEADGTPYEHILEIREDATRSTKFEIPYNTKYKRLKRTRRMKEKQNVGASMDAENMDDALLYCLGDVLQTPDEQAQWELIDWDPETERKMDQESYEWIRVDADFEWSCDMKRTLEPYMYVSQLQQDRDVVAQQDAMLYLTHGPLHPIASGFLTRTLVDRRYFHGIRTMAAEALPRQANIKDLSMLGLRQLMKAFSEMFCHKGTNQPKPNDFSDKKQYNVQCAIIKAIAQVRDAHTYKCPLEARQFILDQLLFNNNEDNPYSDHFYIATLVEALATSLIPSKQDEWFAMQNKIPNEDEKQFLERAIEQIERVLRRDEWTHSYQNVWTIAGLSAKQRLMKAEVIPKRYIDFGQYLLDGTRDLIRIKAFEALIDLGAMLDPTVFSLLTYSLITDRSPYVRNKLIEASASGLAAIAFGEHAKVVKNDPRPEDEGDLLLVQDSAQEIEARKEMFARKENLDAALKALRREMDETYGGDERHYSTAMRKALDHPSLGRGEMESMLDLAAMMFEEAGDWVITLPLPKAWKVERPVQQLSNRLMVKFKAHYRTTPREPIDQAPPPPPPAPPAPIIEQKRPAPLQKTSSIKINTHKTASAQRPSVPPPQRPSASASPVVQSPKPTLPKQERDTIVASPGLSRQASATSSSGSKPSWPPEPSSASSSKRPRPEKDEQPTPAPKRAKVDKPFDSGIPKKKKSKIITLRVAPNRLAPLLRKEKKPNGNGRVSLPSGAPRDGPAPSLNSRSDSITAKPARKPLPGDAARRPLPGGPASSPHPAPERKVSLNTHSNSTPKPKSASPAMSTPPPSAAPTQRPKIKIIRKPPPPPAP